A single genomic interval of Vulpes lagopus strain Blue_001 chromosome 19, ASM1834538v1, whole genome shotgun sequence harbors:
- the XIRP1 gene encoding xin actin-binding repeat-containing protein 1 isoform X3 translates to MPPRKKPPLPPKPAHLSQICPPQRLPTPSALSPRSCKESGQGEHKPGERDATTLRPANIPTTTGQGCMSRSGGPSEQNQPSPQHGPSTMASRPIESQAARCHDQSPKSPKFSALSSHPPAPQEGPRPPRERPTASSQQGAPENTEILQGSQQELQGLLSQVQALEREATSSVDVRALRKLFETVPQLGVAHPASAVPHKPKASVVQAFGELTKVSTEVALLKQQTLARLLDIEEAVHKALSSMSSLQPETDTSGHSQGPSKDHSACKSSDTDGSKARPHCSGQGVRGQTAVKNQTQVASQTEVQSQAKVRNHTEAGGQAASVIPSPRRPETLREDSSLPGALPSNRDPSCSPTFISIESAVRKLPEAPSPRGIFEVSVNSTHLAQAGLHQKGLQDNAGKKEVTQCPWQPEPAPALASPLPTGQQKNVLELQTGLDGSRCYEATGTVTQQCEGVDQCRSPVLLSSTTVTEQAEMTKGPGPHLELHASPLLRQFLRSPARLSGGALAEAETVHAPCGYSQPGAQ, encoded by the coding sequence ATGCCCCCCAGGAAGAAGCCTCCGCTGCCTCCCAAACCTGCCCACCTAAGCCAGATCTGCCCTCCTCAGAGGCTGCCCACGCCCTCAGCTCTATCTCCCAGATCCTGCAAAGAGTCAGGGCAAGGAGAACACAAGCCAGGTGAGAGAGACGCAACCACCCTTCGGCCAGCCAACATTCCCACCACCACAGGCCAGGGATGCATGTCTCGGTCTGGAGGCCCCAGTGAACAGAACCAGCCCAGCCCCCAACACGGCCCCAGCACCATGGCTTCCAGACCTATCGAGAGCCAGGCTGCCAGATGCCATGACCAGAGCCCTAAGTCCCCCAAGTTCTCAGCTCTCAGCAGCCACCCCCCCGCACCACAGGAGGGTCCCCGTCCCCCAAGAGAGAGGCCCACAGCCAGTTCCCAGCAAGGGGCCCCTGAGAACACTGAGATTCTGCAGGGAAGCCAGCAAGAGCTCCAGGGCCTGCTGAGCCAGGTGCAAGCCCTAGAGAGGGAGGCCACAAGCAGTGTGGATGTGCGGGCACTGAGGAAGCTCTTTGAAACTGTCCCCCAGCTGGGAGTGGCCCACCCGGCTTCTGCGGTCCCCCACAAACCCAAGGCCTCTGTGGTGCAGGCCTTTGGGGAGCTGACAAAGGTCAGCACAGAGGTGGCCCTGCTGAAGCAACAGACACTAGCCAGGTTGCTGGACATTGAGGAGGCTGTGCACAAGGCGCTCAGCTCCATGTCCAGCCTCCAGCCGGAGACTGACACCAGCGGCCATTCCCAAGGACCGTCGAAGGACCACAGTGCCTGCAAGAGCAGTGACACAGATGGGAGTAAAGCCAGACCTCACTGCTCCGGCCAGGGGGTCAGAGGGCAAACTGCAGTCAAGAACCAAACCCAAGTTGCAAGCCAGACTGAGGTCCAGAGTCAGGCCAAGGTCAGAAATCACACAGAGGCCGGGGGTCAGGCAGCCTCAGTCATCCCTTCCCCCAGGAGGCCAGAGACATTGAGAGAAGACTCAAGCCTCCCTGGAGCCTTGCCTTCCAACAGAGATCCATCTTGTTCCCCAACCTTCATCTCCATTGAGTCAGCCGTAAGGAAGCTTCCAGAGGCTCCCAGCCCCAGGGGCATCTTTGAGGTCTCCGTGAATAGCACGCACCTGGCACAGGCTGGACTCCACCAGAAAGGGCTCCAGGACAATGCTGGAAAGAAGGAAGTCACCCAGTGCCCTTGGCAGCCTGAGCCTGCCCCCGCCTTAGCCAGCCCTCTGCCCACAGGGCAGCAGAAGAACGTTCTGGAGCTGCAGACTGGGCTAGATGGCTCCCGGTGCTATGAAGCCACAGGAACGGTTACCCAGCAGTGTGAAGGGGTGGACCAGTGCAGGAGCCCGGTCCTCCTGTCCTCTACCACGGTCACGGAGCAGGCAGAGATGACCAAGGGCCCAGGCCCCCACCTCGAGCTCCACGCTTCACCCCTGCTCCGGCAGTTCCTGCGCAGCCCAGCCAGGCTCAGCGGCGGCGCACTGGCAGAAGCTGAGACAGTGCATGCCCCCTGTGGCTACTCCCAGCCGGGGGCCCAGTGA
- the XIRP1 gene encoding xin actin-binding repeat-containing protein 1 isoform X2 — protein sequence MAKAQTQAAPMPTLPTAAAEDLPLPPPPALDDLPLPPPKESFSKFHQQRQASELRRLYRHIHPELRKNLAEAVAEDLADVLDSEEPTEGDVQCMRWIFENWRLDAIGDRERPPAREPVPGGNVQATSRKFEEGSFANSIEQEPAGPPPSGGDVRAARQLFETKPLDELTGQAEALEAAVKEPEASGDVQGTRMLFETRPLDRLGSRPSIQEQSPLELRSEIQELKGDVKKTVKLFQTEPLCAIQDAEGAIHEVKAACREEIQSNAVRSARWLFETQPLDAINRDPSQVRVIRGISLEEGARPDVSATRWIFETQPLDAIREILVDEKDFQPSPDLIPPGPDVQQQRHLFETRALDTLKGEEESGAQRPPKEEVVPGDVRSTLWLFEMKPLDTPRDKVQVGHLQRVGPRDHEGLMSEHISRDGSSAAPHSQSAAQRDGVKGDVKAFKNLFETLPLDSIGQGEPSAHRSMNRAEGTDSTGQSQDVGSPVYAMQDGKGHLHALTSVSREQIVGGDVQGYRWMFETQPLDQLGRSPSTVDVVRGITRQEVVAGDVGTARWLFETQPLEVIHQRERQERQEEEGSQAGSQPEALPKGDVQTIRWLFETCPMSELAEKQGPEVTEPTAKAEPRSCTWMFAPQPLERPEGSREQHLQVSQIQAGERQTDRHVFETEPLQASGRPCGRGPVRYCSRVEIPSGQVSRQKEVFQALEAGKREEQGPRVLPEPISVGSVHKFTWLFENCPMGSLAAESIRGGNLPEEQPTGPSGSRVPERQETEAEGTLRTLHTLPGLLHHGGILMEVRGPGELCLAKYVLPGPGEGGPRVRKEELVSGELPRIVRQVLRRPDVDQQGLLVQEDPAGQLRLKPLRLPAPGSSGNVEDTDSEFQQLLACGLGTSVARTGLVMQETEQGLVSLTAYSLQPQLNSRAPERGSVQLLASCIDKGDLSGLHSLRWEPPADPSPVPASEGAPKLPTTENIIHVPPLDPSMGLGHLRGPGGTSHLPQTMEKPVSLAGEKKQEDSHTGQKGMAAWGKSEETTTTPLGPGALDLQAAMQDLRMATAEAQSLHQQVLNKHKQGINPGATSAPLEPPRPASAVATVAAQSHTRPMAGGNPRIPAAPRKLL from the exons ATGGCCAAAGCCCAGACGCAGGCAGCCCCCATGCCGACCCTCCCGACGGCCGCTGCAGAGGacctgcccctcccgccccccccagccctggaCGATCTGCCACTGCCACCGCCCAAGGAGTCCTTCTCCAAGTTCCACCAGCAGAGACAAGCCAGCGAGCTCCGCCGCCTCTACAGGCACATCCACCCTGAGCTCCGCAAGAATCTGGCCGAGGCCGTGGCTGAAGACCTGGCTGACGTCCTGGATTCCGAGGAGCCCACTGAGGGTGACGTCCAGTGTATGCGCTGGATCTTTGAGAACTGGCGGCTCGATGCCATTGGGGACCGTGAGAGGCCGCCTGCCAGGGAGCCCGTGCCCGGTGGCAATGTCCAGGCTACCTCCCGCAAGTTTGAGGAAGGCTCCTTTGCCAACAGCATAGAGCAGGAGCCAGCCGGACCTCCGCCATCCGGAGGCGACGTTCGTGCAGCCCGCCAGCTGTTTGAGACAAAGCCGCTGGATGAGCTGACTGGCCAGGCCGAGGCACTGGAGGCAGCGGTGAAGGAGCCCGAAGCCAGCGGCGATGTCCAGGGTACCAGGATGCTCTTTGAGACGCGGCCACTGGACCGCCTGGGCTCCCGCCCCTCCATCCAGGAGCAGAGCCCCTTGGAGCTGCGCTCGGAGATCCAGGAGCTGAAGGGCGATGTGAAGAAGACAGTGAAGCTGTTCCAAACAGAGCCACTGTGTGCCATCCAGGATGCAGAGGGTGCCATCCACGAGGTCAAGGCTGCATGCCGGGAAGAAATCCAAAGCAATGCAGTGAGGTCTGCCCGCTGGCTATTTGAAACCCAACCTCTGGATGCTATCAACAGGGACCCCAGCCAGGTGCGGGTGATCCGGGGGATCTCCCTGGAGGAGGGGGCCCGGCCCGACGTCAGTGCAACTCGCTGGATCTTTGAGACACAGCCATTGGACGCCATTCGGGAGATCTTGGTGGATGAGAAAGACTTCCAGCCATCCCCAGACCTTATCCCTCCTGGTCCAGATGTTCAGCAGCAGCGGCATTTGTTTGAGACCCGAGCCCTAGATACTCTCAAGGGGGAAGAGGAGTCTGGAGCACAGCGCCCACCCAAAGAGGAAGTAGTCCCTGGTGATGTCCGTTCTACCCTGTGGTTATTTGAGATGAAGCCCCTGGACACACCTAGAGACAAGGTCCAAGTGGGTCACCTGCAGCGAGTGGGTCCCCGGGACCATGAGGGGCTCATGTCTGAGCATATATCCAGAGATGGCTCCTCAGCAGCACCCCACTCTCAGAGTGCCGCCCAGAGGGATGGGGTGAAGGGGGATGTGAAGGCCTTCAAGAACCTTTTCGAGACCCTTCCCCTTGACAGCATCGGGCAGGGTGAGCCTTCAGCACATAGGAGTATGAACAGAGCAGAAGGAACTGATTCTACTGGGCAGTCCCAGGATGTAGGGTCCCCAGTATATGCCATGCAGGATGGCAAAGGCCACCTCCATGCCCTGACCTCTGTCAGCAGAGAGCAGATAGTTGGAGGCGATGTGCAGGGCTACAGATGGATGTTTGAGACACAGCCTCTGGATCAACTGGGCCGAAGCCCCAGTACCGTGGATGTGGTACGGGGCATCACCCGGCAGGAAGTGGTGGCCGGAGACGTAGGCACTGCCCGGTGGCTCTTTGAGACTCAGCCACTGGAGGTGATCCACCAGCGGGAACGGCAGGAACGccaggaagaagaaggaagtcaGGCAGGTTCCCAGCCTGAGGCACTCCCGAAAGGTGACGTGCAGACCATCCGGTGGTTGTTTGAGACATGCCCCATGAGTGAGTTGGCAGAGAAGCAGGGGCCAGAGGTCACAGAGCCCACAGCTAAGGCCGAGCCCCGGTCCTGCACCTGGATGTTTGCGCCCCAACCCCTGGAGAGGCCAGAGGGCTCCAGGGAGCAGCACCTACAGGTTAGCCAGATCCAGGCTggggaaagacagacagacagacatgtcTTTGAAACTGAGCCTCTGCAGGCCTCAGGCCGTCCCTGCGGAAGAGGGCCTGTGCGATACTGCAGCCGAGTAGAGATCCCTTCGGGTCAGGTATCTCGGCAGAAGGAGGTTTTCCAGGCCCTGGAGGCAGGcaagagggaagagcaggggcCCAGGGTCCTCCCCGAGCCCATCTCTGTGGGCTCCGTGCACAAGTTCACCTGGCTCTTTGAGAATTGCCCTATGGGCTCCCTGGCAGCTGAAAGCATCCGAGGGGGCAACCTCCCAGAAGAGCAGCCCACAGGCCCCTCGGGCAGCAGGGTGCCCGAGAGGCAGGAGACGGAGGCTGAGGGGACCCTGCGGACCCTGCACACTCTGCCCGGCCTCTTGCACCACGGGGGCATCCTCATGGAGGTCCGAGGCCCGGGGGAGCTCTGCCTGGCCAAGTATGTGCTCCCAGGCCCGGGCGAGGGGGGGCCCCGCGTCCGGAAGGAGGAGCTGGTGTCTGGCGAGCTTCCCAGGATCGTCCGCCAAGTGCTGCGCAGGCCAGATGTGGACCAGCAGGGGCTGCTGGTTCAGGAGGACCCAGCGGGCCAGCTCCGCCTTAAGCCACTGAGGCTGCCAGCTCCAGGCAGCAGCGGGAATGTTGAAGACACAGATTCTGAGTTCCAACAGCTACTGGCCTGTGGCCTGGGGACCTCAGTAGCAAGGACTGGGCTGGTGATGCAGGAGACAGAGCAGGGCCTGGTCTCGCTGACTGCCTACTCCCTGCAACCCCAGCTGAACAGCAGGGCCCCTGAGAGGGGCAGCGTGCAGCTGCTGGCCAGCTGCATAGACAAGGGAGACCTGAGTGGCCTGCATAGCCTGAGATGGGAGCCACCAGCCGATCCAAGTCCAGTGCCAGCCAGCGAGGGGGCCCCGAAGCTGCCCACAACTGAGAACATCATCCATGTTCCCCCCCTGGACCCCAGTATGGGGCTGGGGCATCTCAGAGGCCCGGGGggcacctcccacctcccacagaCCATGGAAAAGCCAGTGTCTCTAGCtggggagaaaaagcaagaagataGTCACACTGGGCAGAAAGGGATGGCAGCTTGGGGAAAGTCCGAAGAAACCACTACTAcccccctggggcctggggccctggaCCTCCAGGCTGCCATGCAAGATCTGCGGATGGCCACCGCCGAGGCCCAAAGCCTGCACCAGCAAGTTCTGAATAAACACAAGCAAGGCATTAACCCTGGAGCCACCTCGGCACCCCTGGAGCCACCTCGGCCAGCATCGGCTGTGGCCACTGTGGCTGCTCAGAGCCACACTAGGCCTATGGCTGGAGGCAACCCCAGGATCCCGGCAGCCCCCAGAAAG cTGCTGTGA
- the XIRP1 gene encoding xin actin-binding repeat-containing protein 1 isoform X1 gives MAKAQTQAAPMPTLPTAAAEDLPLPPPPALDDLPLPPPKESFSKFHQQRQASELRRLYRHIHPELRKNLAEAVAEDLADVLDSEEPTEGDVQCMRWIFENWRLDAIGDRERPPAREPVPGGNVQATSRKFEEGSFANSIEQEPAGPPPSGGDVRAARQLFETKPLDELTGQAEALEAAVKEPEASGDVQGTRMLFETRPLDRLGSRPSIQEQSPLELRSEIQELKGDVKKTVKLFQTEPLCAIQDAEGAIHEVKAACREEIQSNAVRSARWLFETQPLDAINRDPSQVRVIRGISLEEGARPDVSATRWIFETQPLDAIREILVDEKDFQPSPDLIPPGPDVQQQRHLFETRALDTLKGEEESGAQRPPKEEVVPGDVRSTLWLFEMKPLDTPRDKVQVGHLQRVGPRDHEGLMSEHISRDGSSAAPHSQSAAQRDGVKGDVKAFKNLFETLPLDSIGQGEPSAHRSMNRAEGTDSTGQSQDVGSPVYAMQDGKGHLHALTSVSREQIVGGDVQGYRWMFETQPLDQLGRSPSTVDVVRGITRQEVVAGDVGTARWLFETQPLEVIHQRERQERQEEEGSQAGSQPEALPKGDVQTIRWLFETCPMSELAEKQGPEVTEPTAKAEPRSCTWMFAPQPLERPEGSREQHLQVSQIQAGERQTDRHVFETEPLQASGRPCGRGPVRYCSRVEIPSGQVSRQKEVFQALEAGKREEQGPRVLPEPISVGSVHKFTWLFENCPMGSLAAESIRGGNLPEEQPTGPSGSRVPERQETEAEGTLRTLHTLPGLLHHGGILMEVRGPGELCLAKYVLPGPGEGGPRVRKEELVSGELPRIVRQVLRRPDVDQQGLLVQEDPAGQLRLKPLRLPAPGSSGNVEDTDSEFQQLLACGLGTSVARTGLVMQETEQGLVSLTAYSLQPQLNSRAPERGSVQLLASCIDKGDLSGLHSLRWEPPADPSPVPASEGAPKLPTTENIIHVPPLDPSMGLGHLRGPGGTSHLPQTMEKPVSLAGEKKQEDSHTGQKGMAAWGKSEETTTTPLGPGALDLQAAMQDLRMATAEAQSLHQQVLNKHKQGINPGATSAPLEPPRPASAVATVAAQSHTRPMAGGNPRIPAAPRKVSGEQKAPPRGLPGGWVTIQDGIYTAHPVRTFEPPGGVQPSEREPLSVQAPSPLQEGPGRTLGPGREEPGGGTQTASGPPEKAMARDGPGGLQAAETTLKVASLAHPSLASGPLPAGASLHSRNASVPPPPLLPAAVTGPDFPAQARLDEDSIRLDEDSIRQDSKLLPSHSSPASQRTPGEAQTRTPILEPKMPPRKKPPLPPKPAHLSQICPPQRLPTPSALSPRSCKESGQGEHKPGERDATTLRPANIPTTTGQGCMSRSGGPSEQNQPSPQHGPSTMASRPIESQAARCHDQSPKSPKFSALSSHPPAPQEGPRPPRERPTASSQQGAPENTEILQGSQQELQGLLSQVQALEREATSSVDVRALRKLFETVPQLGVAHPASAVPHKPKASVVQAFGELTKVSTEVALLKQQTLARLLDIEEAVHKALSSMSSLQPETDTSGHSQGPSKDHSACKSSDTDGSKARPHCSGQGVRGQTAVKNQTQVASQTEVQSQAKVRNHTEAGGQAASVIPSPRRPETLREDSSLPGALPSNRDPSCSPTFISIESAVRKLPEAPSPRGIFEVSVNSTHLAQAGLHQKGLQDNAGKKEVTQCPWQPEPAPALASPLPTGQQKNVLELQTGLDGSRCYEATGTVTQQCEGVDQCRSPVLLSSTTVTEQAEMTKGPGPHLELHASPLLRQFLRSPARLSGGALAEAETVHAPCGYSQPGAQ, from the coding sequence ATGGCCAAAGCCCAGACGCAGGCAGCCCCCATGCCGACCCTCCCGACGGCCGCTGCAGAGGacctgcccctcccgccccccccagccctggaCGATCTGCCACTGCCACCGCCCAAGGAGTCCTTCTCCAAGTTCCACCAGCAGAGACAAGCCAGCGAGCTCCGCCGCCTCTACAGGCACATCCACCCTGAGCTCCGCAAGAATCTGGCCGAGGCCGTGGCTGAAGACCTGGCTGACGTCCTGGATTCCGAGGAGCCCACTGAGGGTGACGTCCAGTGTATGCGCTGGATCTTTGAGAACTGGCGGCTCGATGCCATTGGGGACCGTGAGAGGCCGCCTGCCAGGGAGCCCGTGCCCGGTGGCAATGTCCAGGCTACCTCCCGCAAGTTTGAGGAAGGCTCCTTTGCCAACAGCATAGAGCAGGAGCCAGCCGGACCTCCGCCATCCGGAGGCGACGTTCGTGCAGCCCGCCAGCTGTTTGAGACAAAGCCGCTGGATGAGCTGACTGGCCAGGCCGAGGCACTGGAGGCAGCGGTGAAGGAGCCCGAAGCCAGCGGCGATGTCCAGGGTACCAGGATGCTCTTTGAGACGCGGCCACTGGACCGCCTGGGCTCCCGCCCCTCCATCCAGGAGCAGAGCCCCTTGGAGCTGCGCTCGGAGATCCAGGAGCTGAAGGGCGATGTGAAGAAGACAGTGAAGCTGTTCCAAACAGAGCCACTGTGTGCCATCCAGGATGCAGAGGGTGCCATCCACGAGGTCAAGGCTGCATGCCGGGAAGAAATCCAAAGCAATGCAGTGAGGTCTGCCCGCTGGCTATTTGAAACCCAACCTCTGGATGCTATCAACAGGGACCCCAGCCAGGTGCGGGTGATCCGGGGGATCTCCCTGGAGGAGGGGGCCCGGCCCGACGTCAGTGCAACTCGCTGGATCTTTGAGACACAGCCATTGGACGCCATTCGGGAGATCTTGGTGGATGAGAAAGACTTCCAGCCATCCCCAGACCTTATCCCTCCTGGTCCAGATGTTCAGCAGCAGCGGCATTTGTTTGAGACCCGAGCCCTAGATACTCTCAAGGGGGAAGAGGAGTCTGGAGCACAGCGCCCACCCAAAGAGGAAGTAGTCCCTGGTGATGTCCGTTCTACCCTGTGGTTATTTGAGATGAAGCCCCTGGACACACCTAGAGACAAGGTCCAAGTGGGTCACCTGCAGCGAGTGGGTCCCCGGGACCATGAGGGGCTCATGTCTGAGCATATATCCAGAGATGGCTCCTCAGCAGCACCCCACTCTCAGAGTGCCGCCCAGAGGGATGGGGTGAAGGGGGATGTGAAGGCCTTCAAGAACCTTTTCGAGACCCTTCCCCTTGACAGCATCGGGCAGGGTGAGCCTTCAGCACATAGGAGTATGAACAGAGCAGAAGGAACTGATTCTACTGGGCAGTCCCAGGATGTAGGGTCCCCAGTATATGCCATGCAGGATGGCAAAGGCCACCTCCATGCCCTGACCTCTGTCAGCAGAGAGCAGATAGTTGGAGGCGATGTGCAGGGCTACAGATGGATGTTTGAGACACAGCCTCTGGATCAACTGGGCCGAAGCCCCAGTACCGTGGATGTGGTACGGGGCATCACCCGGCAGGAAGTGGTGGCCGGAGACGTAGGCACTGCCCGGTGGCTCTTTGAGACTCAGCCACTGGAGGTGATCCACCAGCGGGAACGGCAGGAACGccaggaagaagaaggaagtcaGGCAGGTTCCCAGCCTGAGGCACTCCCGAAAGGTGACGTGCAGACCATCCGGTGGTTGTTTGAGACATGCCCCATGAGTGAGTTGGCAGAGAAGCAGGGGCCAGAGGTCACAGAGCCCACAGCTAAGGCCGAGCCCCGGTCCTGCACCTGGATGTTTGCGCCCCAACCCCTGGAGAGGCCAGAGGGCTCCAGGGAGCAGCACCTACAGGTTAGCCAGATCCAGGCTggggaaagacagacagacagacatgtcTTTGAAACTGAGCCTCTGCAGGCCTCAGGCCGTCCCTGCGGAAGAGGGCCTGTGCGATACTGCAGCCGAGTAGAGATCCCTTCGGGTCAGGTATCTCGGCAGAAGGAGGTTTTCCAGGCCCTGGAGGCAGGcaagagggaagagcaggggcCCAGGGTCCTCCCCGAGCCCATCTCTGTGGGCTCCGTGCACAAGTTCACCTGGCTCTTTGAGAATTGCCCTATGGGCTCCCTGGCAGCTGAAAGCATCCGAGGGGGCAACCTCCCAGAAGAGCAGCCCACAGGCCCCTCGGGCAGCAGGGTGCCCGAGAGGCAGGAGACGGAGGCTGAGGGGACCCTGCGGACCCTGCACACTCTGCCCGGCCTCTTGCACCACGGGGGCATCCTCATGGAGGTCCGAGGCCCGGGGGAGCTCTGCCTGGCCAAGTATGTGCTCCCAGGCCCGGGCGAGGGGGGGCCCCGCGTCCGGAAGGAGGAGCTGGTGTCTGGCGAGCTTCCCAGGATCGTCCGCCAAGTGCTGCGCAGGCCAGATGTGGACCAGCAGGGGCTGCTGGTTCAGGAGGACCCAGCGGGCCAGCTCCGCCTTAAGCCACTGAGGCTGCCAGCTCCAGGCAGCAGCGGGAATGTTGAAGACACAGATTCTGAGTTCCAACAGCTACTGGCCTGTGGCCTGGGGACCTCAGTAGCAAGGACTGGGCTGGTGATGCAGGAGACAGAGCAGGGCCTGGTCTCGCTGACTGCCTACTCCCTGCAACCCCAGCTGAACAGCAGGGCCCCTGAGAGGGGCAGCGTGCAGCTGCTGGCCAGCTGCATAGACAAGGGAGACCTGAGTGGCCTGCATAGCCTGAGATGGGAGCCACCAGCCGATCCAAGTCCAGTGCCAGCCAGCGAGGGGGCCCCGAAGCTGCCCACAACTGAGAACATCATCCATGTTCCCCCCCTGGACCCCAGTATGGGGCTGGGGCATCTCAGAGGCCCGGGGggcacctcccacctcccacagaCCATGGAAAAGCCAGTGTCTCTAGCtggggagaaaaagcaagaagataGTCACACTGGGCAGAAAGGGATGGCAGCTTGGGGAAAGTCCGAAGAAACCACTACTAcccccctggggcctggggccctggaCCTCCAGGCTGCCATGCAAGATCTGCGGATGGCCACCGCCGAGGCCCAAAGCCTGCACCAGCAAGTTCTGAATAAACACAAGCAAGGCATTAACCCTGGAGCCACCTCGGCACCCCTGGAGCCACCTCGGCCAGCATCGGCTGTGGCCACTGTGGCTGCTCAGAGCCACACTAGGCCTATGGCTGGAGGCAACCCCAGGATCCCGGCAGCCCCCAGAAAGGTCAGTGGGGAACAGAAAGCACCACCCAGAGGGCTGCCTGGGGGGTGGGTGACTATTCAGGATGGCATCTACACTGCTCACCCTGTGAGGACCTTTGAGCCACCTGGGGGTGTCCAGCCTTCTGAAAGAGAGCCCCTCTCAGTGCAGGCTCCCAGCCCACTCCAGGAAGGCCCAGGCCGGACTCTGGGGCCTGGGCGGGAGGAGCCTGGGGGCGGCACACAGACGGCCTCAGGACCTCCAGAGAAGGCAATGGCAAGAGATGGCCCAGGAGGGCTCCAAGCTGCAGAGACCACCCTGAAGGTTGCCTCTTTAGCCCACCCCTCtctggcctctgggcctctgcctgCGGGTGCCAGTCTGCACTCCCGTAATGCCTCtgttccccctcctcctcttctcccagcTGCTGTGACGGGACCTGACTTCCCAGCCCAAGCCCGCCTTGATGAGGACTCTATCCGCCTTGATGAGGACTCTATCCGGCAGGACTCCAAGCTTCTCCCCTCCCACAGCAGCCCTGCCAGCCAGCGGACGCCTGGGGAAGCACAGACAAGGACCCCAATACTGGAGCCAAAAATGCCCCCCAGGAAGAAGCCTCCGCTGCCTCCCAAACCTGCCCACCTAAGCCAGATCTGCCCTCCTCAGAGGCTGCCCACGCCCTCAGCTCTATCTCCCAGATCCTGCAAAGAGTCAGGGCAAGGAGAACACAAGCCAGGTGAGAGAGACGCAACCACCCTTCGGCCAGCCAACATTCCCACCACCACAGGCCAGGGATGCATGTCTCGGTCTGGAGGCCCCAGTGAACAGAACCAGCCCAGCCCCCAACACGGCCCCAGCACCATGGCTTCCAGACCTATCGAGAGCCAGGCTGCCAGATGCCATGACCAGAGCCCTAAGTCCCCCAAGTTCTCAGCTCTCAGCAGCCACCCCCCCGCACCACAGGAGGGTCCCCGTCCCCCAAGAGAGAGGCCCACAGCCAGTTCCCAGCAAGGGGCCCCTGAGAACACTGAGATTCTGCAGGGAAGCCAGCAAGAGCTCCAGGGCCTGCTGAGCCAGGTGCAAGCCCTAGAGAGGGAGGCCACAAGCAGTGTGGATGTGCGGGCACTGAGGAAGCTCTTTGAAACTGTCCCCCAGCTGGGAGTGGCCCACCCGGCTTCTGCGGTCCCCCACAAACCCAAGGCCTCTGTGGTGCAGGCCTTTGGGGAGCTGACAAAGGTCAGCACAGAGGTGGCCCTGCTGAAGCAACAGACACTAGCCAGGTTGCTGGACATTGAGGAGGCTGTGCACAAGGCGCTCAGCTCCATGTCCAGCCTCCAGCCGGAGACTGACACCAGCGGCCATTCCCAAGGACCGTCGAAGGACCACAGTGCCTGCAAGAGCAGTGACACAGATGGGAGTAAAGCCAGACCTCACTGCTCCGGCCAGGGGGTCAGAGGGCAAACTGCAGTCAAGAACCAAACCCAAGTTGCAAGCCAGACTGAGGTCCAGAGTCAGGCCAAGGTCAGAAATCACACAGAGGCCGGGGGTCAGGCAGCCTCAGTCATCCCTTCCCCCAGGAGGCCAGAGACATTGAGAGAAGACTCAAGCCTCCCTGGAGCCTTGCCTTCCAACAGAGATCCATCTTGTTCCCCAACCTTCATCTCCATTGAGTCAGCCGTAAGGAAGCTTCCAGAGGCTCCCAGCCCCAGGGGCATCTTTGAGGTCTCCGTGAATAGCACGCACCTGGCACAGGCTGGACTCCACCAGAAAGGGCTCCAGGACAATGCTGGAAAGAAGGAAGTCACCCAGTGCCCTTGGCAGCCTGAGCCTGCCCCCGCCTTAGCCAGCCCTCTGCCCACAGGGCAGCAGAAGAACGTTCTGGAGCTGCAGACTGGGCTAGATGGCTCCCGGTGCTATGAAGCCACAGGAACGGTTACCCAGCAGTGTGAAGGGGTGGACCAGTGCAGGAGCCCGGTCCTCCTGTCCTCTACCACGGTCACGGAGCAGGCAGAGATGACCAAGGGCCCAGGCCCCCACCTCGAGCTCCACGCTTCACCCCTGCTCCGGCAGTTCCTGCGCAGCCCAGCCAGGCTCAGCGGCGGCGCACTGGCAGAAGCTGAGACAGTGCATGCCCCCTGTGGCTACTCCCAGCCGGGGGCCCAGTGA